One genomic window of Mercenaria mercenaria strain notata chromosome 2, MADL_Memer_1, whole genome shotgun sequence includes the following:
- the LOC123562636 gene encoding neuronal acetylcholine receptor subunit beta-3-like, with protein MRWVDERLTWTPSDFGGQSTLLVPPEDVWRPQLYLLQSFDRMQDIGNVSMMVRLSSSGLVIWNPGSVLKIVCSVDVTYFPFDTQTCNISVTGWVYTTNEVMFYVTNSTVNEDNLSSNSQWTLESAAVLTISDIGQTALPTINIELILKRRSDFFVVYIVFPMVFLGSINNLVFVMPANSGERTSVAITTFLSFIVFMQMINDAVPESSAPMAYIYYYILFLLIYSSVIIFLCIVSLRIHDKEIPVSSTVERVVYFLRFWWLKRKKKSIVMPERKFSNGSEQMEVESNKFHGYTEENKECSSPKVTWKLVGKTFDIYWFSVLLLSFWVMTIQTFANLYNNQGF; from the coding sequence ATGCGGTGGGTTGATGAAAGGTTGACGTGGACACCGTCCGATTTCGGCGGTCAATCAACACTGCTGGTTCCTCCAGAAGATGTTTGGCGTCCACAACTTTACTTGCTACAGTCGTTTGATAGAATGCAAGATATAGGTAATGTGTCAATGATGGTTCGATTATCCTCAAGTGGCCTAGTAATTTGGAACCCGGGAAGCGTCTTAAAAATTGTATGTTCTGTTGACGTAACATATTTTCCTTTCGATACTCAGACTTGCAACATATCTGTTACTGGATGGGTGTATACAACAAATGAAGTGATGTTTTACGTCACGAATAGCACGGTAAATGAAGATAATCTCAGCTCCAATAGTCAATGGACACTTGAGTCTGCAGCTGTTTTAACTATTAGCGATATCGGACAAACAGCCCTGCCAACgataaatattgaattaataCTGAAGAGAAGAAGTGACTTTTTTGTCGTCTACATTGTCTTTCCAATGGTTTTCCTTGGCTCCATAAACAATCTCGTGTTCGTTATGCCTGCGAATTCTGGAGAGAGAACATCAGTAGCTATTACGACATTTCTgtcttttattgtatttatgcaaATGATAAACGATGCTGTTCCTGAAAGTTCTGCCCCAATGGCTTACATTTACTACtatattttgtttctgttgaTATATAGTTCTGTCATCATATTTTTGTGTATAGTTTCATTACGTATTCATGACAAGGAGATTCCAGTTTCGTCAACTGTGGAAAGAGTGGTGTACTTTCTTCGATTTTGGTGGTTAAAACGGAAAAAGAAATCAATCGTCATGCCTGAGAGAAAGTTTTCTAATGGTTCAGAACAAATGGAAGTGGAAAGCAACAAGTTCCATGGGTACACAGAAGAAAACAAAGAATGCAGTAGTCCTAAAGTCACCTGGAAATTAGTTGGAAAAACCTTCGACATATACTGGTTTTCTGTTTTGCTGTTATCATTTTGGGTGATGACAATTCAAActtttgcaaatttgtataacAATCAGGGATTCTGA